The following are encoded in a window of Wolbachia endosymbiont (group B) of Hofmannophila pseudospretella genomic DNA:
- the era gene encoding GTPase Era codes for MKEEKCLFVTIAGLPNAGKSTLINSIVGKKIAIVTPKVQTTRTQVRGVAICNNAQIVFTDSPGVFSAETNLEKALVKSAWGAVKDSDITLLLVDVNNYLKNIERIKTIFARLERTKGRCILVINKTDLVKKSELKMAHEHLNLLYKFEKIFTISALKNDGLSNLMNYLSEIAPISPWFYEEDQVTDSSADFLSAEITREKLFLNLREELPYSTAVITEQFEEKKDKSLVIKQIIFVLKDNHKKIVLGKDGSSIKKINIEARTELEKLFECKVHLFLFVKVRPWTDRPEEYISNA; via the coding sequence GTGAAAGAAGAAAAGTGCTTATTTGTAACGATAGCTGGTTTGCCAAATGCTGGAAAGTCAACGCTAATTAACAGTATCGTAGGCAAGAAAATTGCAATTGTCACCCCTAAAGTGCAGACAACAAGGACGCAGGTAAGGGGTGTTGCTATATGCAACAATGCGCAAATTGTTTTTACTGACTCTCCAGGAGTGTTTTCAGCAGAAACAAATCTTGAAAAAGCTTTAGTCAAATCTGCATGGGGAGCAGTTAAGGATAGTGACATTACTTTGTTGCTTGTTGATGTAAACAATTACCTAAAAAATATAGAAAGAATAAAAACGATATTTGCACGACTGGAGCGCACAAAAGGCAGATGCATTTTGGTTATCAATAAAACTGATTTAGTAAAGAAATCAGAGCTCAAGATGGCACATGAGCACCTAAATTTGCTTTATAAGTTTGAAAAAATTTTTACGATATCGGCACTGAAGAATGATGGACTTTCTAATTTGATGAATTACTTATCTGAAATTGCACCGATAAGCCCTTGGTTCTATGAAGAAGATCAAGTAACCGATTCCTCAGCTGATTTTTTATCAGCAGAAATTACAAGAGAGAAGTTATTCTTGAACCTACGTGAAGAATTGCCATACTCTACAGCTGTTATAACTGAACAATTTGAGGAAAAAAAAGATAAGAGTTTAGTCATAAAACAGATCATATTTGTATTGAAAGATAATCATAAGAAAATAGTGCTAGGAAAAGACGGCAGTAGCATAAAAAAAATTAATATCGAGGCGCGTACAGAATTGGAAAAGTTATTTGAGTGCAAAGTTCATCTCTTTTTGTTCGTAAAAGTGCGACCTTGGACTGATCGCCCTGAGGAATATATAAGTAATGCTTAA
- the dapE gene encoding succinyl-diaminopimelate desuccinylase: MKIDPVELTKKLISFKSITPKDDGAIEHIAAILKKSGFECEILEFGDKVKNLYAKYINGVPNLCFAGHVDVVPPGELKDWISDPFKPEVRDGMLYGRGAADMKGGVAAFISAMVDFVAEKFRFSGSISALITSAEESTEEHGTKAVLEWMKSKQKKIDFCIVGEPTSSEKLGDTIKIGRRGSATFKLICHGKQGHVAYPDLADNPIYKMISILSKIKDTTFDTGNKYFQPSHCEITTIDVGNNTNNLIPSSIAAGFNIRYNNTQTPDVLYKMIDAICANVTNDYKLSMQSSRDVFLSTPDRNTDIMLDAINKITGIDAVLSTNGGTSDAAFIKDICPVIEFGTINKTAHQVNECVSVDDIHKLTAIYKEFIKNYFYPTNKILNQINVIGNTPDGPLLA, encoded by the coding sequence ATGAAGATTGACCCTGTAGAACTAACTAAGAAATTAATTTCTTTTAAAAGTATAACACCAAAAGACGATGGAGCAATAGAGCATATAGCAGCCATTCTCAAGAAAAGTGGTTTTGAATGCGAGATTTTGGAGTTTGGTGATAAAGTTAAAAATCTTTATGCGAAATATATAAATGGAGTACCAAACTTGTGTTTTGCTGGACATGTTGATGTTGTACCACCAGGTGAGTTAAAAGATTGGATATCTGATCCATTTAAGCCAGAAGTTAGAGATGGAATGCTATATGGAAGAGGAGCAGCTGATATGAAAGGCGGAGTAGCTGCATTTATTTCTGCAATGGTAGATTTCGTTGCAGAGAAGTTTCGATTTAGTGGTTCAATCAGTGCACTGATTACCAGCGCTGAAGAAAGCACGGAAGAACATGGAACAAAGGCCGTTTTGGAATGGATGAAAAGCAAGCAAAAAAAGATAGATTTTTGTATAGTTGGAGAACCAACGAGTAGTGAGAAATTAGGTGATACCATAAAAATAGGTAGAAGAGGTTCTGCAACATTTAAATTGATTTGCCATGGTAAACAAGGGCACGTTGCCTACCCAGACCTAGCGGATAACCCAATATATAAAATGATATCGATATTAAGTAAGATAAAAGATACCACTTTTGATACTGGTAATAAATATTTTCAGCCTTCACATTGCGAAATTACTACTATCGACGTTGGAAATAATACTAATAATCTAATACCTAGTTCAATAGCAGCAGGTTTCAATATTCGATATAACAATACACAAACACCGGACGTTTTATATAAGATGATTGATGCAATATGCGCCAATGTGACTAACGATTATAAACTTTCTATGCAGAGCAGCAGGGACGTTTTTCTCTCTACTCCTGATAGAAATACTGATATTATGCTTGATGCGATAAATAAAATTACTGGTATTGATGCTGTGCTGAGTACAAATGGTGGCACATCTGATGCTGCGTTTATTAAGGATATTTGTCCAGTAATTGAATTTGGTACGATCAACAAAACCGCACATCAGGTAAATGAATGCGTATCAGTAGACGATATACATAAATTAACAGCTATATATAAGGAGTTTATAAAAAATTATTTTTACCCCACTAATAAAATATTAAACCAGATCAATGTAATTGGTAATACGCCTGATGGTCCATTATTAGCTTGA
- a CDS encoding 3'-5' exonuclease encodes MLNSLLVFDIETIPDVNSCKNLLNISDDSSVEEKRDALTKYHLEITNGQNSFLRQPFHLVVVISFLLCNITRQSGYEMFTLQEIRSGGTVNSNEKELVKGFFNYISEKKPRLVSFNGRTFDIPVLKYRAMVHGIQAEYFHKAGDKWNSYNQRYSSDWHCDLLESLSDFGASARMKMNEVCAAFNLPGKIGVDGSQVMGLYDSGKIQEIRDYCETDVINTYLIYLRFMHHQGRITTESYNKSIEELLLECEKKEHLKKFKEEWKITSGENFYIEFK; translated from the coding sequence ATGCTTAATTCTTTGTTGGTATTTGATATTGAAACTATACCAGATGTAAATTCCTGTAAGAATTTACTAAATATTAGTGATGATAGCAGTGTAGAAGAAAAGAGGGACGCATTAACAAAATATCATCTTGAAATAACAAACGGGCAAAACTCTTTTCTGCGTCAGCCCTTCCACCTTGTTGTAGTCATTAGTTTTTTACTTTGTAATATAACACGCCAGAGCGGTTATGAAATGTTCACACTACAAGAAATAAGATCTGGAGGCACAGTAAACTCCAATGAAAAAGAGCTAGTAAAGGGATTTTTTAACTACATATCAGAGAAAAAGCCAAGACTAGTTTCGTTCAATGGACGCACTTTTGATATACCGGTACTGAAGTACCGTGCTATGGTTCATGGCATTCAAGCAGAATATTTTCACAAAGCTGGCGATAAGTGGAATAGTTACAATCAGAGGTACAGTAGTGATTGGCATTGTGATTTGCTTGAATCTCTCTCTGATTTTGGAGCTTCTGCAAGAATGAAGATGAACGAAGTTTGCGCAGCATTTAATCTTCCTGGTAAGATTGGAGTCGATGGGTCACAAGTTATGGGCTTATACGATAGTGGCAAAATACAAGAGATTCGCGATTATTGTGAAACAGATGTGATTAACACTTATTTAATTTACTTGAGATTCATGCATCATCAAGGAAGAATTACTACAGAAAGCTATAATAAGAGCATAGAAGAACTGCTTTTGGAATGCGAAAAAAAAGAACACCTAAAGAAATTTAAAGAAGAATGGAAAATAACTTCTGGTGAAAATTTTTATATTGAATTTAAATGA
- the cutA gene encoding divalent-cation tolerance protein CutA produces MSNLVLVYTTFSSLKEAKAISEELLNEKLIVCVNIFPEVNSLYLWEGKVNSNCEVVAIMKSRNDQTDKIVEKIEAMHSYDQPAVVIIPIGKANKSFTNWVNNVIDINNIGV; encoded by the coding sequence ATGAGTAATTTAGTTTTAGTCTATACAACTTTTTCAAGCTTGAAAGAGGCTAAGGCTATTTCTGAAGAATTGTTAAATGAGAAGTTAATTGTGTGTGTAAATATATTTCCTGAGGTAAATTCTCTGTATCTATGGGAAGGTAAAGTTAATAGTAATTGTGAAGTAGTGGCAATTATGAAGAGCAGGAATGATCAAACTGATAAGATTGTAGAAAAAATCGAGGCAATGCATTCTTATGATCAACCAGCCGTTGTGATAATACCCATAGGAAAAGCGAATAAATCTTTTACTAATTGGGTTAATAATGTTATTGATATAAACAATATTGGGGTGTAG
- a CDS encoding IS5 family transposase (programmed frameshift) has translation MRSLYPSDISREKFEIIVADLESCRKRTKPRTLDLYHVFCGVLYVLKSGCQWRMLPKEFPKWRNCYDYFKKWSEKADANKESVLELVLKKIVGVVRQNNGRKEKTSFCIIDAQSVKNADTAEEKGYDAGKKVSGIKRHIAVDTQGLPHAIYITTAEITDRSSAVRMVKNAKENLSEVKNILVDAGYTGENFATQIKATIGATVEVIKRNELHTFVVLPKRWVVERSFAWLQKCRRLWKNCERKLNTSLQMVVLAFAALLLKRL, from the exons ATGCGAAGTTTATATCCAAGTGATATAAGTCGAGAAAAGTTTGAGATTATTGTAGCAGATCTGGAGTCTTGCAGGAAGAGGACAAAGCCAAGAACACTTGATTTATATCATGTATTTTGTGGAGTGTTATACGTCTTAAAAAGTGGCTGCCAGTGGAGAATGTTACCAAAAGAGTTTCCAAAATGGCGGAATTGTTACGACTATTTTAAGAAGTGGAGTGAAAAAGCAGATGCAAATAAAGAAAGTGTTCTGGAGCTGGTATTA AAAAAAATAGTTGGCGTGGTCCGACAAAACAATGGTCGGAAAGAAAAAACCAGCTTCTGCATAATTGATGCACAAAGCGTAAAAAATGCAGATACTGCTGAAGAAAAAGGCTATGATGCAGGCAAAAAGGTTTCAGGAATAAAACGCCATATTGCGGTAGATACACAAGGTTTACCCCACGCAATTTATATAACAACGGCAGAAATAACTGATCGTAGTAGCGCTGTGAGAATGGTTAAAAATGCTAAAGAAAACCTATCTGAAGTTAAAAATATACTAGTTGATGCTGGCTACACAGGAGAAAATTTTGCAACACAAATAAAAGCAACTATTGGCGCTACCGTTGAAGTAATAAAGCGAAACGAATTACACACCTTTGTCGTATTGCCGAAAAGATGGGTTGTTGAGAGATCTTTTGCTTGGTTGCAAAAATGTAGGCGATTGTGGAAAAATTGCGAGCGGAAACTCAACACTAGCCTGCAAATGGTCGTTCTTGCTTTCGCTGCTTTGCTTCTGAAAAGATTATGA
- a CDS encoding CADD family putative folate metabolism protein — MTFVQSLNNQLDSFHLLKHPFYESWNEGSLSLQALQTYAKEYYHHVAAFPRYISGIHSLCPNLKMRQVLLGNLIEEEQGDENHPELWQRFAEGLGVARSELCENAQIKETRELVDGYFDIVKSDFAAGLGALYAYERQTPEVSKSKIEGLKKHYSINDERPLKFFTVHMEADEWHSEECANLIADLSEEEQEKVMQGAKKGAKLLWGFLDGMMNVDVCH; from the coding sequence ATGACATTTGTTCAATCACTTAATAATCAATTAGATAGTTTTCACTTATTAAAACACCCATTTTACGAGTCATGGAATGAAGGTAGCTTAAGCCTGCAGGCTCTGCAAACCTATGCTAAGGAATATTATCACCATGTTGCTGCTTTTCCTCGTTATATCAGCGGTATACATTCCTTGTGTCCGAATTTGAAAATGCGGCAAGTTTTACTTGGTAATTTAATAGAGGAAGAACAAGGTGACGAGAATCACCCAGAATTATGGCAGCGTTTTGCTGAAGGACTGGGAGTAGCACGTTCAGAGCTTTGTGAAAATGCACAAATTAAGGAGACACGAGAATTAGTTGATGGTTATTTTGACATTGTAAAATCAGATTTTGCAGCAGGTCTTGGAGCTCTGTACGCTTATGAACGTCAAACTCCAGAGGTTTCTAAATCTAAAATTGAGGGTCTGAAAAAACACTATTCAATAAACGACGAACGTCCTCTCAAATTTTTTACCGTTCATATGGAAGCTGATGAGTGGCATTCTGAAGAATGTGCAAACCTTATTGCAGATTTAAGCGAAGAAGAGCAAGAGAAAGTCATGCAAGGCGCTAAAAAAGGAGCAAAACTCTTATGGGGTTTTCTTGATGGCATGATGAATGTTGATGTTTGTCATTAA
- the folP gene encoding dihydropteroate synthase: MIYISIGSNIGNRLSHLQRATELLKKRYLKDLKSSIILETKAILPNGAPPDWNKPFLNMIVYGSCSSSPEELLKGLKQIECDIGRPQTHEKWAPRVIDLDILLLDDLTLDTPDLKIPHPELVNRPFLLHLMAMVNKTFAFNVQDCFSKSFTLSPKLMGIVNITPDSFSDGGLYYDANRATKQALQLVSDGASIVDLGAQSTRPGASIKTPEEEYERLKPVLDNLSDYMKNGDIEVSIDSFWPDVILNVLKHYNIAWVNDQKGDLNDHTLKAIASSGCSVVIMHSLSIPPHKDNIIPHDIDPIDIINNWAEESINRLLALGFDESSIIIDPGIGFGKSMYQNIQILRSIETLQNFGCKVLVGHSRKSFISSFSIESPSNRDLETIATSAILQNKVDFLRVHNVRDHMRFFVAQAVLKG; the protein is encoded by the coding sequence ATGATCTATATTTCTATTGGATCAAATATAGGTAATCGCCTTTCCCATTTACAAAGAGCTACTGAGTTACTAAAGAAGCGCTATTTAAAAGACTTAAAGTCTTCGATCATTCTAGAAACTAAGGCTATTTTACCAAATGGTGCTCCACCTGATTGGAACAAGCCATTTCTCAACATGATTGTCTATGGAAGTTGTTCTTCTTCTCCTGAGGAGCTACTAAAAGGCTTAAAACAAATCGAATGTGACATTGGTCGTCCACAGACTCATGAAAAATGGGCACCTCGTGTTATTGATTTAGATATTTTGTTATTGGATGACTTAACGCTTGATACGCCTGACCTTAAAATTCCTCACCCAGAATTAGTAAATAGACCATTTTTGCTCCACTTGATGGCAATGGTTAACAAAACCTTTGCTTTCAATGTTCAAGACTGTTTTTCAAAGAGTTTTACGCTTTCACCAAAGCTTATGGGTATCGTCAATATTACCCCTGATTCATTTTCAGATGGTGGTCTTTATTATGATGCGAATCGAGCAACCAAGCAGGCATTGCAGCTGGTATCAGATGGTGCAAGCATAGTTGATCTTGGAGCTCAATCAACAAGGCCTGGAGCTTCAATAAAGACGCCAGAGGAAGAGTATGAACGTCTAAAACCAGTACTTGATAATCTTAGCGACTATATGAAAAATGGTGATATTGAAGTCAGCATTGATAGTTTTTGGCCAGACGTTATTTTAAACGTTTTGAAGCACTACAACATTGCCTGGGTAAATGATCAGAAGGGAGATCTGAATGATCATACTCTAAAAGCGATTGCTAGTAGTGGGTGTAGTGTCGTTATTATGCATTCACTTTCGATACCACCACATAAGGACAATATTATTCCACATGATATTGACCCAATTGATATCATAAATAATTGGGCAGAGGAGAGCATTAATAGGTTACTTGCCCTTGGTTTTGATGAAAGTTCAATAATTATTGATCCTGGTATTGGTTTTGGCAAATCTATGTATCAGAATATTCAGATTTTACGCAGTATAGAAACTTTACAAAATTTTGGCTGCAAGGTTTTAGTTGGCCATTCCAGAAAGTCATTTATTTCCTCTTTTTCCATAGAATCTCCCTCTAATAGAGATTTAGAAACAATTGCTACATCTGCTATACTGCAAAATAAGGTTGATTTCCTTAGAGTGCATAATGTACGCGACCACATGAGATTTTTTGTAGCCCAAGCTGTCTTAAAGGGATGA
- the trxA gene encoding thioredoxin, translated as MSDDIKAVNDQNFESEVANHKGFVLVDFWAEWCGPCKSLMPRIEQLAEDRKGKIKICKFDIDGETEVPSKYGVQSIPTLIIFQDGKEIARKIGAINDLHSWVDSEISE; from the coding sequence ATGAGTGATGATATTAAAGCGGTAAATGATCAAAATTTCGAATCTGAAGTTGCTAACCACAAAGGATTTGTGCTGGTAGATTTTTGGGCAGAATGGTGTGGACCATGCAAAAGTCTGATGCCACGTATCGAGCAATTGGCTGAGGATAGAAAAGGCAAGATCAAGATCTGCAAGTTCGACATAGATGGAGAAACTGAGGTGCCAAGTAAGTATGGAGTTCAATCTATACCTACTTTAATCATATTTCAAGATGGTAAGGAAATTGCACGCAAAATTGGCGCAATAAATGATTTACACAGTTGGGTTGATAGTGAAATAAGCGAGTAG
- a CDS encoding iron-containing alcohol dehydrogenase — translation MRYLKQILQHTEQVLIREVTVLADNIYEICRQYGNDIFLIADENTAKLLNKNILNKVSHLIIPATPIIPERDTGIYDGSQCHATWMTPNRLNSAASLQAVNLVRNKAKDSDLMVAFGSGTVNDICKYASYLEKKDYISFPTAASMNGYSSANASILVDGYKKSFGAHLPKAIYIDTDIIANAPPRLTLSGFADFICRSTVQADWLLSHLLLGTEYNELPFKLVRNLEEILLREHLALAKKDKRVVLLLMEALLISGLGMVMSKGSYSASQGEHMIAHAIEMVTQDYSSSLHGEKIAVTTITMANLQEEILSIQNPITRPITLDVKHITQCFSNTEFIKILKQKQMMQQKIQEIICKEWSNISSLIKQNLLSAKHLQKVFEDLSIPYLPEHLNWNKEQYCKVVNLTFATRDRFTFLDLAGCIEKS, via the coding sequence ATGCGATATTTAAAACAAATATTACAGCACACAGAACAAGTGCTTATTAGGGAAGTAACAGTACTTGCTGATAATATCTATGAAATATGTAGACAATACGGAAATGACATTTTTCTGATTGCAGATGAAAATACAGCAAAACTTTTAAACAAAAACATACTTAATAAAGTTTCTCATTTAATTATTCCAGCCACACCTATCATTCCAGAGCGTGACACTGGAATCTATGATGGATCGCAGTGTCACGCTACTTGGATGACACCAAATAGACTGAACAGCGCTGCTTCCCTCCAAGCTGTAAACCTAGTTAGAAATAAAGCAAAAGATAGTGACTTAATGGTTGCATTTGGTAGTGGCACTGTTAATGATATCTGCAAATATGCAAGCTACCTCGAGAAAAAAGATTATATATCGTTCCCAACAGCCGCTTCCATGAATGGATATAGCTCTGCAAACGCTTCAATATTAGTTGATGGATATAAAAAATCGTTCGGAGCACATCTTCCAAAGGCAATATACATTGATACCGATATAATTGCCAATGCACCACCACGTCTCACATTAAGTGGATTTGCAGATTTCATCTGCCGTTCAACAGTACAAGCCGATTGGCTATTATCTCATCTATTACTTGGCACAGAATATAATGAACTCCCCTTTAAACTTGTTCGCAATCTGGAGGAAATTTTGCTTAGAGAACACCTGGCACTTGCTAAAAAAGATAAAAGAGTAGTTTTATTACTTATGGAAGCCTTATTGATTTCAGGACTCGGAATGGTGATGTCAAAAGGCAGTTACTCTGCAAGTCAAGGAGAACATATGATAGCTCATGCAATTGAGATGGTAACACAGGATTATTCCTCCTCGTTACATGGGGAAAAAATTGCTGTGACAACGATTACCATGGCTAACTTGCAAGAGGAGATATTGTCAATACAAAACCCGATTACCAGACCGATCACTTTAGATGTAAAACATATAACTCAGTGCTTTAGTAATACCGAATTTATAAAAATTCTAAAGCAGAAGCAAATGATGCAGCAAAAAATTCAAGAGATTATTTGCAAAGAATGGAGTAATATTTCTAGTTTAATTAAGCAAAATTTACTATCTGCAAAACACCTGCAGAAAGTATTTGAAGATCTATCAATTCCGTACTTACCGGAGCATCTTAATTGGAACAAAGAGCAATATTGCAAGGTAGTCAATCTTACATTTGCAACAAGAGATAGATTTACCTTTCTTGACCTGGCTGGTTGTATAGAAAAAAGTTAG
- a CDS encoding alpha/beta hydrolase, with product MKVTEENTIKTREEFVEVQNGMRIQKIVMSNSKSSADSRKKKHIVYFPGLTYTFEKEPDEDKSEWNWAAEAGMDVHLINFPGSGKSKGHSLNGRNRVNAGIEVISDLLKQGIHPDNIVLYGSCAGGPIAAEVYKKFKKDDNIHLRCIINKSFSSFKKLVVKLLHISKPKWLFPPIIKFILKCFGWHFKPHTIVNDITPYTICFNLENDGFISKQANIGTKISDIEKSHRKKNYQKKETFEGFEQYKEFFMKHANLAKIKNLEPEVGIMRKCWNKFLSLLPIKADDIHFSPITELCSSSEHKYTLPELTSLFLEFTDDYFKKKGSLNQKIKTEVIFEKNSEKEIEEKKQYFTNLKNYSISQSISKKLTSLQILK from the coding sequence ATGAAGGTAACAGAAGAAAACACAATAAAAACTAGGGAAGAGTTCGTAGAAGTTCAAAATGGAATGCGAATTCAAAAGATAGTGATGTCAAACTCGAAGAGCAGTGCAGATAGCAGAAAGAAAAAGCATATAGTTTACTTTCCAGGGCTTACATATACTTTTGAAAAAGAGCCAGATGAAGACAAAAGTGAATGGAATTGGGCAGCTGAAGCAGGTATGGATGTTCACCTTATTAATTTTCCTGGTTCTGGAAAAAGCAAAGGCCATTCTTTAAACGGTCGAAATCGAGTAAATGCAGGAATTGAAGTCATTTCAGATCTTCTAAAGCAAGGCATTCACCCAGACAATATAGTACTGTATGGAAGCTGTGCTGGAGGACCAATAGCTGCGGAGGTTTATAAAAAGTTTAAAAAAGATGACAATATTCATTTAAGATGCATTATCAATAAATCCTTTAGCTCATTCAAAAAACTTGTAGTGAAATTACTACACATATCAAAACCTAAATGGCTATTTCCTCCTATAATAAAATTCATACTCAAATGCTTTGGTTGGCACTTTAAGCCACATACAATAGTAAACGATATTACTCCATACACAATTTGTTTTAATCTAGAGAACGATGGCTTTATTAGTAAGCAGGCAAATATAGGTACTAAAATTTCTGATATAGAAAAAAGTCATAGGAAAAAAAACTACCAAAAAAAAGAAACTTTTGAAGGTTTTGAGCAATACAAAGAGTTTTTCATGAAACATGCCAACTTAGCTAAAATAAAAAACCTTGAACCTGAAGTTGGAATAATGAGAAAATGCTGGAATAAGTTTCTATCGTTACTACCTATTAAGGCAGATGATATTCACTTTTCTCCGATTACAGAATTGTGCTCATCAAGTGAACACAAATACACTCTTCCTGAGCTAACTTCACTCTTTTTAGAATTCACAGATGATTACTTCAAAAAGAAGGGCTCGCTCAATCAGAAGATAAAAACAGAAGTGATATTTGAAAAGAATAGTGAAAAAGAAATAGAGGAAAAGAAACAGTATTTTACCAATTTAAAGAATTATTCAATAAGTCAGAGTATATCTAAAAAGCTAACATCTCTGCAAATATTGAAATAA
- a CDS encoding dihydrofolate reductase encodes MKIIGIMAVDPNGVIGINNDLPWRYPSEFKHFCQVTDKQVIVMGRKTFETVPQSILKNRTPIVFSRNKCFNRGPKCTVVSSMQEFLSIQSSSQVFVIGGAQIAHLFLEHNLISEFIMTEMHKTYKGDTYFNLALLDQWNKTILTKTKDYTICNCVRSAE; translated from the coding sequence ATGAAGATTATTGGAATTATGGCTGTTGACCCTAATGGGGTAATTGGAATAAATAATGATTTGCCCTGGCGTTATCCAAGTGAGTTTAAACATTTTTGTCAAGTAACCGACAAGCAAGTTATTGTGATGGGAAGAAAGACATTTGAAACCGTGCCTCAGAGCATACTAAAGAATCGTACACCTATTGTTTTCTCCCGTAACAAGTGTTTTAATAGAGGCCCAAAATGTACTGTTGTCTCTTCCATGCAAGAATTTCTGTCAATTCAAAGTAGTTCTCAAGTCTTTGTGATTGGTGGGGCACAAATAGCACACCTTTTTTTAGAGCATAACCTAATCTCAGAATTTATTATGACTGAAATGCATAAAACTTATAAAGGTGATACGTATTTCAATTTAGCACTCCTTGATCAGTGGAATAAAACTATTCTCACTAAAACTAAAGACTATACTATATGCAATTGTGTCCGTTCGGCAGAATAG
- a CDS encoding ribonuclease D, whose translation MRIFIYKDDLPASAIPNDIKSIAVDTEAMGLLHSRDRLCLVQLSFNDGNAHLVQFKNDYTAPNLRKILEDKNITKIFHFARFDVSIIHYYLKTWALPCYCTKIASRLVRTYTDSHSLKELCLELLDIKLNKQQQSSDWGNENLTDKQKSYAASDVLYLHRIKEKLDLMLERENRKELAEKCFEFLLTRIELDSMGWGNVDIFNHQI comes from the coding sequence ATGAGAATATTTATATATAAAGACGACCTGCCAGCCAGTGCAATACCGAATGATATAAAATCTATAGCTGTTGATACAGAGGCAATGGGTCTACTTCATAGCAGAGATAGATTATGCCTTGTTCAGCTCTCTTTCAATGATGGCAACGCTCACTTAGTTCAATTCAAAAACGATTATACAGCTCCAAATTTGAGAAAAATATTAGAGGATAAAAATATAACCAAAATATTTCACTTTGCGCGGTTTGATGTAAGCATAATACATTATTATTTAAAAACTTGGGCACTGCCTTGCTATTGCACGAAAATAGCCTCACGTTTAGTTCGCACTTATACAGATAGTCATAGCTTAAAAGAGTTGTGCTTAGAACTACTTGATATAAAATTAAATAAGCAACAACAATCTTCTGATTGGGGAAATGAAAATTTAACAGACAAGCAAAAAAGTTATGCTGCATCTGATGTTTTATATCTTCATAGAATAAAGGAAAAGCTAGATTTAATGCTAGAACGTGAAAATAGAAAAGAATTAGCCGAAAAGTGCTTTGAGTTTCTTCTTACTCGTATTGAGCTAGATTCAATGGGTTGGGGGAATGTAGATATCTTTAATCATCAGATATAA
- a CDS encoding dihydroneopterin aldolase — MVACNLLISDLRLWVHLGCSAEEKFSPQLVSIDVDFTFKSPPSGLTTDQLKDTICYLEVVQNIQSLVQGKQFNLIEHLTHDIYRMINDLFMQKEHSVRVTTHKIAPPVPGVHGGVFFTYCNELQE; from the coding sequence GTGGTAGCATGTAATCTTCTTATATCTGATTTACGGCTTTGGGTTCATTTGGGATGTAGTGCAGAAGAGAAGTTTTCTCCCCAATTGGTGAGTATTGATGTTGATTTCACTTTTAAATCTCCTCCTTCAGGGCTTACAACTGATCAACTTAAAGATACTATCTGCTATTTGGAAGTAGTGCAAAATATTCAATCTCTTGTTCAGGGCAAGCAATTTAATTTAATCGAGCATTTAACTCATGATATATACAGGATGATTAACGACCTTTTTATGCAAAAAGAGCATTCTGTCAGGGTGACTACTCACAAAATCGCACCACCAGTTCCTGGTGTGCATGGGGGCGTTTTTTTTACTTACTGTAATGAATTGCAAGAATGA